Proteins from one Salaquimonas pukyongi genomic window:
- a CDS encoding histidine phosphatase family protein yields MLRPVIYYVRHGQTDWNAQFRFQGQRDIPLNDTGRQQARDNGRKLAEAIGDPDRFAFYSSPLGRARETMEIIRKAMGLPPEDYRIEDRLIEASYGELEGMAISDIERDRPELMASRQRDRWNFTPPAGESLAMVARRIAPFFDALDGPAVVVAHGAVGRTVRNHLAGAPRETAAHYTFPQDKVFRFENDEEEIF; encoded by the coding sequence ATGCTCCGGCCCGTAATCTATTATGTCCGGCATGGCCAGACCGACTGGAATGCCCAATTCCGCTTTCAGGGCCAGCGCGACATCCCCCTAAACGATACCGGCAGGCAGCAGGCACGTGACAATGGCCGCAAGCTTGCCGAAGCGATTGGCGATCCGGACCGCTTCGCGTTTTATTCAAGCCCGCTTGGACGCGCGCGCGAAACAATGGAAATCATCCGCAAGGCGATGGGCCTGCCGCCAGAAGACTACCGCATCGAGGACCGGCTGATCGAAGCCTCCTATGGCGAACTGGAAGGCATGGCAATCTCGGACATCGAACGGGATCGCCCGGAACTGATGGCATCGCGCCAGCGCGACCGCTGGAACTTCACGCCGCCGGCGGGCGAGAGCCTGGCCATGGTGGCACGGCGGATCGCCCCGTTCTTCGATGCGCTCGATGGGCCAGCCGTGGTCGTCGCTCATGGCGCAGTGGGGCGCACGGTTCGAAACCATCTGGCCGGCGCACCCCGCGAAACGGCCGCTCATTACACCTTTCCCCAGGACAAGGTGTTCCGGTTTGAAAACGACGAAGAAGAGATTTTTTAA
- the fabI gene encoding enoyl-ACP reductase FabI has protein sequence MPDTRGLMAGKRGLILGLANTRSIAWGIAKACADAGAEIALTYQGEALAKRVVPLADELGAWVAGECDVSEEASMDAVFEAIAEKWGKIDFLVHAIGFSDKNELTGRYVDTSPGNFRMTMDISVFSFTALAQRAEKLMPDGGSMLTLTYYGAEKVMPHYNVMGVAKAALEASVRYLAVDLGGQNIRVNAISAGPIKTLAASGIGDFRYILKWNEYNSPLKRTTTIEEVGDAALFLLSDLGRGSTGEVLHVDSGYHTVGMKAVDAPDISVVKDN, from the coding sequence ATGCCGGATACCCGTGGATTGATGGCGGGCAAGCGGGGCCTCATTTTGGGGCTCGCCAACACCCGTTCGATTGCCTGGGGCATTGCCAAGGCCTGTGCCGATGCAGGGGCGGAAATCGCCCTCACCTATCAGGGCGAGGCGCTGGCCAAGCGGGTCGTGCCACTGGCTGACGAACTGGGCGCTTGGGTTGCCGGCGAATGCGACGTTTCCGAGGAAGCGAGCATGGATGCGGTGTTTGAGGCCATCGCGGAAAAATGGGGCAAGATCGACTTTCTGGTCCATGCCATCGGATTTTCCGACAAGAACGAGCTGACCGGCCGATATGTGGACACCAGCCCGGGCAATTTCCGCATGACGATGGACATTTCCGTCTTTTCGTTCACCGCGCTGGCACAACGGGCGGAAAAGCTCATGCCCGATGGCGGCTCTATGCTGACACTGACCTATTACGGCGCAGAAAAGGTCATGCCGCACTACAATGTCATGGGCGTTGCCAAGGCAGCACTGGAAGCAAGCGTGCGCTATCTGGCGGTCGATCTTGGCGGCCAGAACATCCGCGTCAACGCGATCTCGGCGGGGCCGATCAAGACGCTGGCGGCCTCGGGCATTGGCGACTTCCGCTACATCCTGAAATGGAACGAATACAATTCACCGCTCAAGCGCACCACGACCATCGAGGAAGTGGGCGATGCCGCGCTATTTCTTCTGTCCGATCTGGGACGCGGCTCCACGGGTGAAGTGCTGCATGTGGATTCGGGCTACCACACGGTCGGCATGAAGGCCGTCGATGCGCCGGACATTTCTGTCGTCAAGGATAACTGA
- a CDS encoding DnaJ C-terminal domain-containing protein gives MRDPYTVLGVAKTASEAEIKKAYRKLAKKWHPDQNKENPRAKEKFAEIGQAYDILGDKKKRGQFDRGEIDAEGKETFAGFGGFHPGGGQRGQGSPFGQTGGQAGGHPFGGTGGFAGAEDIISELFGQAFGGARGGAGPNARPGARMGPGQGAGSPFGPGAQARKGADVKIRTPVTIDDLARGKTTVMLPDGSRISASLPAGAKDGQVIRLKGKAKAGPGQAAGDVLVTLNFKPHSEFRVDGSDLRGELRIPLNIAVLGGTVSVRTLDGKVSLKVPPWTNSGKVFRIPGRGLPQKNGTGDLKLTAVVMLPDDPDPMLAELLKAKNPT, from the coding sequence GTGAGAGACCCATATACGGTTCTGGGGGTCGCGAAAACGGCAAGCGAAGCGGAAATCAAGAAGGCATACCGCAAGCTTGCAAAGAAATGGCACCCCGATCAGAACAAGGAAAATCCCAGGGCGAAGGAAAAATTCGCCGAGATCGGCCAAGCCTATGACATTCTTGGCGACAAGAAGAAGCGTGGCCAGTTCGACCGCGGCGAGATCGACGCCGAGGGCAAGGAAACCTTTGCCGGCTTCGGCGGCTTTCATCCAGGTGGAGGCCAGCGGGGCCAGGGTTCGCCCTTTGGCCAGACAGGCGGACAGGCTGGCGGCCATCCCTTTGGCGGAACCGGCGGCTTTGCCGGGGCAGAAGACATTATCAGCGAACTGTTCGGCCAGGCGTTTGGCGGTGCCCGCGGCGGTGCAGGACCCAATGCCCGCCCAGGCGCCAGAATGGGGCCTGGTCAGGGTGCGGGAAGTCCATTTGGACCAGGGGCACAGGCACGCAAGGGCGCCGACGTGAAAATCAGAACGCCGGTCACCATCGATGATCTGGCACGCGGCAAAACGACGGTCATGCTGCCCGACGGCAGCCGGATTTCGGCATCGCTTCCCGCCGGCGCAAAGGACGGACAGGTCATCCGCCTCAAAGGCAAGGCGAAAGCCGGGCCCGGCCAGGCTGCCGGAGACGTGCTGGTAACGCTGAACTTCAAACCGCACAGCGAATTCCGCGTTGACGGAAGCGACCTGCGCGGCGAGTTGCGCATACCGCTCAACATTGCTGTGCTGGGCGGAACGGTTTCAGTGAGAACCCTGGACGGCAAGGTATCGCTCAAAGTGCCGCCGTGGACGAATTCCGGCAAGGTATTCCGTATTCCCGGCCGCGGCCTGCCACAGAAAAACGGCACTGGCGATCTGAAGCTGACGGCGGTTGTGATGCTGCCGGACGATCCCGACCCAATGCTGGCCGAGCTGCTGAAAGCGAAAAACCCCACCTGA